Part of the Cryptosporangium arvum DSM 44712 genome, GGTCGCTGATGAACCGGCCCGCGCTGCTGCTCGCCGACGAACCCACCGGCGCGCTGGACACCGCGTCCGGCACCGAGGTGCGCCGGCTGCTGACCGACCTGCACGCCGACGGGCAGACGATCGTGCTGGTCACCCACGACCGGACCCTCGCCGCCGAGTGCGCCACCCGCACGATCGAGGTCGTCGACGGGCGGATCGCCACCGACACGGCCGTGAACGCGGCCCTCCGATGAGCGCCCTGAGCAAGGTCGTGCGCTCCGGGGTGCAGCGCCGCTGGGTGCAGACCGTCGTGATCACGCTCGCCACCGCGGCCGCCGTGACCGCCGGGCTGCTCGGCGTCGGACTGCTGGTCGCGTCCAACGCGCCGTTCGACCACGCGTTCAGCGCCCAGCACGGCGCGCACCTGACCGTGCTCACCGACCCGGCGAAAGCCACCGCCGCGCAACTGGCCGCGACGAAGGACACCGGCGGGATCGCCGAGGCGACCGGCCCGTTCCCCGTCGGGCAGGTCATGATGTTCCCGCCGATGCCGGCGCCACCGGGCGCGCCGCCGGGCACCGAGGAGATCCCCGAGAACGCACGCGGCCCCGTCCTCCGCGTCGCCGCGCGCACCGCGGCAGGCGCCGGCGTCGACCAGGTCACGATCCTCGAAGGCCGGTGGGCGTCGAAGCCCGGCGAGATCGTGCTCGGCCGCGGCAGCGGTTTCCGGGCGCCGCTCGGCACCAGCCTGACGATGGGTCAGGGCAGCGCGCGCACCGACGTCACGATCGTCGGGTTCGCCCGTTCGGTCAGCGACACCGCGGACGCCTGGACCACCACCGCCGGGCTCACCGCCCTGAAACCACCGTCGATCAGCTACCAGATGCTGTACCGGCTCGACGACCCCGACGCGGTGACCGCCGCCCGCGACGCCGTCACCGCCGCGCTGCCCGGCGGCGCCGTGGCCACCACCCAGAACTGGATCGCCGTCAAGAAGCAAGCCAACACCCAGACGTCGCTGTTCGTGCCGTTCCTGCTCGGGTTCGGCGGGCTGAGCCTGCTGCTGTCCGTGCTCGTCGTCGGCACCGTGATCGCCGGCGCCGTCGGCTCCACGACCCGCCGCATCGGCATCCTCAAGGGACTCGGGTTCACCCCCGCCCAGGTGGTCCGCGCGTACGTGGCGCAGGCCCTCGTCCCGGCGACGATCGGTGCCGCGCTGGGCCTGGTCGCCGGGAACCTGATCGCGGTGCCGCTGCTCGCCGACGCCGAAGACCTGTACGGCACGGTGTCGCTGACGATCGCCCCGTGGGTGGACGTCGCCGTGCTGCTGGGCGTGTTGCTGATCGTGACCGTCACCGCGGGCGCGGCCGCGGGGCGCGCCGGGCGGCTCAACGCGGTCGACGCGCTCGCCGTCGGACGTACCCCGGCCGCACGCCGGGGGCAGTACGCGGCGCGGGTCGCGGCCCGGCTGCCGCTGCCGCGGCCGGTGTCGCTGGGGCTGGCGCGGCCGTTCAGCGCCCCGGCCCGCGCGGCCGCGATGGTCGTCGCGATCGCGTTCGGCGCCGCCGCGGTGACGCTCGCGTCCGGGCTGGCCGCCTCGCTCGCCCGGATCCAGGTCGCGGCCGACCACTCCGGCGCCGACGTGGTCATCGACGCGTTCCGCGAGGTCGACGGCGGGCCTCCCGAGCCGACGACCGTGGACGTGGACCCGGCGAAGGTCACCGCCGCGCTCGACGCCCAGCCGGGCACCGCGCACTGGATGGGCGTCGCCGAGTCCGACGCGGTCGTGCCCGGCATCAGCGGCAGCACCACGCTGATGCAGTACACCGCCGACCCCGGGTGGGCCGGGTACGAACTGGTCTCCGGACGCTGGTTCACCCGCCCCGGCGAGGCCGTCGTCCCCACCGAGCTGCTGACCGCCACCGACCGCGAACTGGGCGACACCGTCGCGGTCACCACCGACGGGAAGACCACGACGCTGACGATCGTCGGGGAGGTGTTCGACCCCGGCGACAACGACGGGCTGCTGCTGACGCAGGCCGGCGCCGGGGTCCGTCCGGACCTGTGGCAACTGGCGGTCACCGACGGCACCGACCTCGACGCGTACCGGACGTCGCTGCAGGCCGCCCTGGACCCGCTCGGGCTCACCGCCCACCTCGAGGGCGGTGGAGGCGCCGACGAACTCGTCGTGGTCATCGACGCGCTGGCCGGGCTGCTGACGCTGATGCTGGTCACCGTGGCCGGGCTCGGTGTGCTCAACAGCGTCGTGCTCGACGTCCGCGACCGGGTCCACGACATCGGCATCCACAAGGCCCTCGGGATGACACCCCGGCAGACGGTGCTCTCGGTGCTCTCGTCGGTCGCGCTGATCGGCCTGCTCGGTGGGGTGATCGGGGTGCCGGCCGGGGTGTGGCTGCACGGGATCCTGCTGCCGGCGATGGGGCACGGCGCGGGCGTGGAGTTGCCGCGGGTGGTGCTGACGGTGTTCGGTCCGGTGCAGCTGATCGCGATCGCGCTCGGCGGGCTCGTGCTGGCCGGCGTCGGCGCGCTGCTGCCGGCCGGGTGGGCCGCGAAGACCCGCACGGCGACGGCGCTGCGCACCGAGTAGCCGAACGGCTGGCGGTCGGCCGGGCAAGCATGGCAGCCGCCCGGCGCCGTCGGCCGGTTACGCTCCGGCGGTGACCGACCCGCTGATCACCGACCCGCTGATCACCGACCCCGACCCGGCGCTGCGCCCGCCGGCGGTGACGCAGGTGTTCACCGTGCCCAGCGCCGGGCTGGACCTGCTCGGGGTGCTGCACCGCCCGGCCGGGCCGGGCCCGCACCCGGCCGTGGCCGTCCTGCACGGCTTCCCCGGCAACGAACGCAACTTCGACCTGGCGCACGCGCTGCGCCGCGCCGGGTACGCGTCGCTGGTGT contains:
- a CDS encoding FtsX-like permease family protein, coding for MSALSKVVRSGVQRRWVQTVVITLATAAAVTAGLLGVGLLVASNAPFDHAFSAQHGAHLTVLTDPAKATAAQLAATKDTGGIAEATGPFPVGQVMMFPPMPAPPGAPPGTEEIPENARGPVLRVAARTAAGAGVDQVTILEGRWASKPGEIVLGRGSGFRAPLGTSLTMGQGSARTDVTIVGFARSVSDTADAWTTTAGLTALKPPSISYQMLYRLDDPDAVTAARDAVTAALPGGAVATTQNWIAVKKQANTQTSLFVPFLLGFGGLSLLLSVLVVGTVIAGAVGSTTRRIGILKGLGFTPAQVVRAYVAQALVPATIGAALGLVAGNLIAVPLLADAEDLYGTVSLTIAPWVDVAVLLGVLLIVTVTAGAAAGRAGRLNAVDALAVGRTPAARRGQYAARVAARLPLPRPVSLGLARPFSAPARAAAMVVAIAFGAAAVTLASGLAASLARIQVAADHSGADVVIDAFREVDGGPPEPTTVDVDPAKVTAALDAQPGTAHWMGVAESDAVVPGISGSTTLMQYTADPGWAGYELVSGRWFTRPGEAVVPTELLTATDRELGDTVAVTTDGKTTTLTIVGEVFDPGDNDGLLLTQAGAGVRPDLWQLAVTDGTDLDAYRTSLQAALDPLGLTAHLEGGGGADELVVVIDALAGLLTLMLVTVAGLGVLNSVVLDVRDRVHDIGIHKALGMTPRQTVLSVLSSVALIGLLGGVIGVPAGVWLHGILLPAMGHGAGVELPRVVLTVFGPVQLIAIALGGLVLAGVGALLPAGWAAKTRTATALRTE